A window of the Syntrophothermus lipocalidus DSM 12680 genome harbors these coding sequences:
- a CDS encoding stalk domain-containing protein: protein MRRLLFLALTVMITVAGGFALPAFAQEQQKIPVLIDGLPVTFDVQPVIQNGRTLVPFRAIAEALNVKVTWDGTTQTISATDGKTSIRLQIGNKTAYRNNSPILLDVPPQILNGRTMIPLRFFSEALNCKVDWDNSINGVRITSPPKEMAVIGFYALGDSKTSSWTNLFRMPYPETASGNTDVVAELALGWYSLDKGGNLLTKSRTGWQRPDSWEKVLEAAREYNLKTEMVVHVTDGDGTISSLLTDDAAMTRAVNGIMREAVLYQGVNLDFEGLGYRDDGEQLKVVQGSFTRFVLLLAEQVKAANLTLTLTLHAPNSAYHGYDYKALGELADRIIIMAYDYGSTPEPVSLVTQAVEIARANVPSEKLVLGISAPTETAESILTKVGIAKRYGLDGIAIWRLGLVTGEMWDALRATVIPRR from the coding sequence ATGAGGCGCTTGCTTTTCCTTGCTTTAACTGTGATGATTACCGTGGCCGGTGGTTTTGCACTGCCGGCCTTCGCTCAGGAACAGCAGAAAATTCCCGTCCTGATTGACGGGCTGCCGGTTACCTTTGACGTGCAGCCGGTCATCCAGAACGGGCGCACCCTGGTTCCCTTCCGAGCGATAGCGGAAGCGTTGAACGTAAAGGTTACCTGGGACGGCACTACTCAAACGATAAGTGCTACGGACGGGAAAACCTCTATCCGGCTCCAGATTGGGAATAAGACCGCCTACCGCAATAACTCCCCTATCCTCCTAGACGTTCCTCCGCAAATTCTTAACGGCAGGACGATGATACCGTTGCGGTTCTTCAGCGAAGCCCTTAATTGTAAGGTGGATTGGGATAACTCGATTAACGGGGTCAGGATTACCTCCCCGCCCAAAGAGATGGCGGTAATCGGGTTCTACGCCCTGGGCGACAGCAAGACCAGCAGTTGGACTAACCTCTTTAGGATGCCGTACCCGGAAACTGCCAGCGGAAACACCGATGTAGTAGCTGAACTGGCGCTGGGCTGGTACAGTCTGGACAAAGGTGGCAACCTCCTGACCAAAAGCCGAACAGGCTGGCAAAGGCCGGATAGTTGGGAGAAGGTGCTGGAAGCAGCTAGGGAGTACAACCTGAAAACCGAAATGGTGGTCCACGTGACTGACGGTGACGGCACGATTTCGTCCCTGTTAACGGATGATGCTGCCATGACCAGGGCGGTTAATGGTATAATGAGAGAAGCGGTACTATACCAAGGAGTAAACCTGGACTTTGAGGGTTTGGGCTACCGAGATGACGGTGAGCAGTTAAAGGTGGTGCAGGGCTCTTTTACCAGGTTCGTCCTGCTCTTAGCGGAACAGGTTAAGGCTGCTAACCTCACACTAACCCTCACCCTCCACGCCCCGAACAGCGCCTATCACGGTTACGATTACAAGGCGCTGGGAGAATTGGCTGACCGGATTATCATCATGGCCTACGACTACGGCTCCACGCCGGAGCCGGTAAGCCTTGTCACTCAAGCAGTGGAGATAGCTAGGGCTAATGTTCCATCGGAAAAGCTGGTACTCGGAATTTCTGCCCCCACGGAAACAGCGGAAAGCATTCTAACGAAGGTAGGCATTGCCAAGCGGTACGGGCTTGACGGTATCGCCATTTGGCGGTTAGGTCTAGTGACCGGTGAGATGTGGGATGCGTTGAGGGCTACCGTAATACCACGGAGGTAA